In Ruminococcaceae bacterium BL-6, a genomic segment contains:
- a CDS encoding Peptidase M42, with product MGKESMIPLIREISNANGASGFEDEVLTVIRKYGKDLGEFSEDSLRNLYLRRAGNRGGRPVAQLDAHTDEVSFMVQAVKPNGTLVFIPLGGWVANNIPAHKVRVRNADGQYIPGVVASKPPHFMSEAERSAPADISAMAIDVGAVSREEAIRDFKIRIGEPVVPDVDFEYLEQKELMIGKAFDCRLGCAAVLGTMEALQGKELDVDVVAGFSVQEEVGARGASVTSSTIRPDIAVVFEGCPADDTFTEEYMTQAAIKKGPMLRYIDAGMITNPRYQRYVLDLGKKLGIPVQESVRKGSFTNGSHIHLSNAGVPVIVIGIPVRYIHTHYGIAALSDVESTVKLADAVIESLNASTIRSF from the coding sequence TTGGGCAAAGAAAGCATGATCCCGCTGATCCGGGAGATTTCCAACGCAAACGGGGCTTCCGGTTTCGAGGACGAGGTCCTGACGGTGATCCGGAAATACGGGAAGGATCTGGGGGAGTTTTCGGAGGACTCCCTCCGCAACCTTTATCTCAGGCGCGCCGGAAACCGCGGCGGCCGCCCGGTCGCTCAGCTGGATGCGCACACGGATGAGGTTTCGTTTATGGTTCAGGCCGTCAAGCCGAACGGGACGCTGGTGTTCATCCCGCTGGGCGGATGGGTCGCGAATAATATCCCGGCGCATAAAGTGCGCGTGCGCAACGCGGATGGGCAGTACATACCGGGCGTCGTCGCGAGCAAGCCGCCGCATTTTATGAGCGAAGCGGAACGCAGCGCGCCCGCCGACATCTCCGCCATGGCGATCGATGTCGGGGCCGTTTCCCGGGAAGAAGCGATCCGTGATTTTAAGATCCGGATCGGAGAACCGGTGGTTCCGGATGTCGATTTCGAATATCTGGAACAAAAGGAGCTGATGATCGGCAAGGCATTCGACTGCCGCCTGGGCTGCGCGGCTGTTCTGGGGACGATGGAGGCTCTGCAGGGGAAAGAGCTTGACGTGGATGTTGTTGCGGGCTTTTCCGTACAGGAGGAAGTCGGCGCGCGCGGCGCGTCTGTCACCAGCAGCACCATTCGTCCCGACATTGCCGTCGTTTTTGAAGGATGTCCTGCGGATGACACGTTTACCGAGGAATACATGACGCAGGCGGCGATCAAAAAGGGCCCCATGCTCCGGTACATCGACGCCGGCATGATCACCAATCCCCGCTATCAGAGATATGTCCTGGATCTGGGGAAAAAGCTCGGGATTCCTGTGCAGGAATCGGTGCGGAAGGGCAGCTTCACCAACGGGTCGCACATCCATCTTTCCAATGCCGGCGTCCCGGTGATCGTGATAGGGATTCCGGTCCGCTATATCCATACCCATTACGGGATCGCGGCGCTGTCTGACGTGGAAAGCACCGTAAAGCTGGCCGATGCGGTGATCGAGTCCCTGAATGCCAGCACAATCCGCTCGTTCTGA
- a CDS encoding LysR family transcriptional regulator, protein MLVNRNPEYFLAVARERNISRAAEKLYISQSSLSQHIAKLEESLEVKLFDRSQTPIALTEAGALYRNYLESNIYLYKKFQSGLTDLNSDRSQTVNVGMGTWRGSILFPEILPDFLKEHPQARANLYEYPVSELNALVQDDKADFAVRNTEVTGLPNLVSENIAYERILLVMHRDDPVVQEFTRMQAARKKVDLHLLEQERFISLDQTLPVGRHVSNFLEKNKLSFSNRLNTTNNSTALRLVSAGTGFCFLVETGLQSASQYPNLVFFDLQSPDLSISLSMLYKSNSYLSPLTCSLMNMIREYYQALIKNNSPLKLQ, encoded by the coding sequence ATGCTGGTCAATCGAAATCCCGAATATTTTTTGGCCGTGGCGCGCGAGCGGAATATTTCCCGCGCCGCCGAAAAGCTTTATATTTCCCAGTCCTCTCTGAGCCAGCATATTGCCAAATTGGAGGAATCGCTGGAAGTAAAGCTGTTCGACCGCTCGCAGACTCCCATCGCCTTAACGGAGGCCGGCGCGCTGTACCGCAACTATTTGGAGAGCAATATCTATTTATATAAGAAGTTCCAGTCGGGGCTGACCGATTTGAATTCCGACCGCAGCCAGACGGTCAATGTGGGCATGGGAACGTGGAGGGGGTCCATTTTATTTCCGGAAATTCTGCCGGATTTTCTGAAGGAACACCCGCAGGCCCGTGCGAACCTGTATGAATACCCGGTCAGCGAGCTGAACGCGCTCGTGCAGGATGACAAAGCCGATTTTGCCGTAAGGAACACCGAGGTCACCGGGCTGCCCAACCTTGTCAGTGAAAACATCGCCTATGAACGCATTTTGCTGGTGATGCATCGCGACGACCCCGTCGTACAGGAGTTCACCCGCATGCAGGCCGCCCGGAAAAAGGTCGATCTGCACCTGCTGGAGCAGGAACGGTTCATTTCGCTGGACCAGACGCTCCCCGTGGGCCGGCATGTGAGCAATTTTCTGGAGAAAAACAAGCTTTCCTTTTCCAACCGGCTGAATACCACAAACAACAGTACGGCCCTGCGGCTGGTGTCCGCCGGAACGGGATTTTGCTTTTTGGTCGAAACGGGCCTTCAAAGCGCTTCTCAATACCCGAACCTCGTGTTTTTTGATCTGCAGTCCCCCGACCTTTCCATCTCTCTTTCCATGCTTTACAAAAGCAACAGCTATTTGTCCCCCCTGACCTGCAGCCTGATGAATATGATCCGGGAATATTATCAGGCATTGATCAAAAACAACAGCCCTCTGAAGCTTCAGTGA
- a CDS encoding putative Malate/L-lactate dehydrogenases (Evidence 3 : Putative function from multiple computational evidences; Product type e : enzyme): protein MKQIKPETLRSYCAAVLQGYGVETGCAQTVADCLVDADLCGVSTHGVSRLAIYLERLKAGVVEKGNRIHIEKESPATLVVDAGNTLGMPAAKFAMERCIEKASDAGACFATVRNSNHFGMASYYTKMAAARGMIGICATNLTGKIAPFGAAEPYMGTNPISVAAPAEGDPVVLDMAPSVVALGKLILAQKLGNPIPLGWALDKEGKPTTDPAEGRKGSLVPIGGPKGSGIAIIVDILCGILSGGKFGPHLHDLYGDMEHPQEVGHFIGAIDVAHFVDVDDFRRGVAQMRSEIKALRPAEGVEEIFMPGERSLNRRKKNLEQGIALPDEVFQELLAYGRGCGVAFPE, encoded by the coding sequence ATGAAACAGATAAAGCCGGAAACTCTTCGGAGCTATTGCGCCGCCGTGCTGCAGGGGTACGGCGTGGAAACGGGGTGCGCGCAGACGGTGGCCGACTGCCTGGTCGACGCCGACCTGTGCGGCGTAAGTACTCACGGCGTCAGCCGTCTTGCCATTTATTTGGAACGGCTGAAAGCGGGCGTCGTGGAAAAGGGCAACCGGATCCATATTGAAAAAGAGAGCCCCGCCACGCTGGTCGTGGATGCGGGGAACACTTTGGGGATGCCCGCGGCGAAGTTCGCGATGGAACGGTGTATCGAAAAAGCGTCCGACGCGGGGGCGTGCTTTGCGACGGTAAGAAATTCCAATCACTTCGGAATGGCATCCTATTATACGAAAATGGCTGCCGCGCGGGGGATGATCGGAATCTGCGCCACCAACCTGACCGGAAAGATCGCCCCTTTCGGCGCGGCGGAGCCTTACATGGGAACCAATCCCATCTCGGTGGCGGCGCCGGCAGAGGGCGATCCGGTGGTGCTGGATATGGCCCCCAGCGTAGTGGCCCTGGGAAAGCTGATCCTGGCCCAGAAGCTTGGGAACCCCATTCCTCTCGGCTGGGCGCTGGACAAAGAGGGAAAGCCCACCACTGATCCGGCGGAGGGCCGCAAGGGGTCGCTGGTGCCGATCGGCGGCCCTAAGGGGAGCGGCATCGCCATCATCGTCGACATCCTGTGCGGGATCCTCAGCGGGGGCAAGTTCGGCCCCCATCTCCACGATCTGTACGGCGACATGGAGCATCCCCAGGAGGTCGGCCATTTTATCGGCGCGATCGACGTCGCCCATTTTGTGGATGTGGATGACTTCCGCCGCGGCGTGGCGCAGATGAGAAGCGAAATCAAGGCGCTTCGCCCGGCGGAAGGCGTAGAAGAGATCTTTATGCCCGGCGAGCGCAGCCTGAACCGGAGAAAGAAGAATCTGGAGCAGGGGATCGCCCTGCCGGATGAAGTCTTTCAGGAGCTTCTGGCATACGGCCGGGGCTGCGGGGTCGCTTTTCCGGAGTAG
- a CDS encoding Chromate transporter produces MDWLSFFLTLLKSILFSSGGYGPLPSLHSDFIANGWASQKQFSDSLTIGQITPGPSGFWIISFCFLVAGWRGAALSCAALLLPPLLILLIQRGYRYVAGFSATQGVLDGVVLVISTFSVIVVLQIFIGNGIDVLTVAVAVVSAALALSRKVSTNLILLAALVIGFFVH; encoded by the coding sequence ATGGACTGGCTTTCCTTTTTTCTCACCCTTTTAAAATCGATTTTATTCTCCTCGGGCGGATACGGCCCGCTGCCCAGCTTGCATTCCGACTTTATCGCCAACGGATGGGCCAGTCAGAAACAGTTTTCCGATTCCCTGACCATCGGCCAGATCACGCCCGGCCCCAGCGGCTTCTGGATCATCAGCTTCTGCTTTTTGGTCGCCGGCTGGCGCGGAGCGGCCCTGTCCTGCGCAGCATTGCTTCTGCCGCCGCTGCTCATTTTGCTGATTCAGCGCGGATACAGATACGTGGCCGGGTTTTCCGCTACACAGGGCGTGCTGGACGGCGTCGTTCTGGTCATCTCCACCTTCAGTGTGATTGTGGTCCTGCAGATTTTCATCGGGAATGGAATCGACGTCCTGACGGTGGCCGTCGCCGTCGTCAGCGCGGCGCTGGCGCTTTCCCGGAAGGTCTCGACCAATCTCATCCTGCTCGCGGCTCTCGTGATCGGCTTTTTTGTGCACTGA